Proteins encoded together in one Caldicellulosiruptor saccharolyticus DSM 8903 window:
- a CDS encoding HD domain-containing protein, which translates to MSHPSKIDKVFRDIVHNFIYVENQIILDLINSKEIQRLRRIKQLGTSYLTYSCAEHSRFNHSLGTYEVMRRLLATLESNGYVVFKEEEKMLCLCAALLHDIGHGPFSHAIEKVTEKRHENWTREIIEGDTSVNRILRDIDENFPKYVADIISKMYPNKLIVSLITSQLDVDRIDYLLRDSIISGVPYGLFDLERLLRVLVIHNGEVVVKERGLHNVEQFVLARYYMYWQVYFHPVTRSAEIILRKIFQRAKKLYQEGWLKDCFLPKSVESLLKGDLTLEDYLQLDEVMLLYCFKEWAKCNDIILSDLCDRFLNRRLFKYKKCGNNFVKNPMMWMKLQDAFKEAYKKRNEEFFDFYFAIDTPSDVPYDFYKPSEKEEQFAINVLKNNSLVELSRESKVINALTGTEMVEHRVYFADDKIDLNDSNLKEILDEIER; encoded by the coding sequence ATGTCACATCCAAGCAAGATAGATAAAGTTTTTAGGGATATTGTTCATAATTTTATTTACGTAGAAAACCAAATTATATTAGATTTGATAAATTCAAAGGAGATACAAAGACTACGAAGAATAAAACAACTTGGTACTTCGTACCTTACTTATAGCTGTGCAGAACACTCCAGATTTAATCATTCATTAGGAACTTATGAAGTTATGAGAAGGCTGTTAGCTACTTTGGAATCAAATGGCTATGTAGTATTTAAAGAAGAAGAAAAGATGTTATGCTTGTGTGCTGCTCTTCTTCATGATATTGGACATGGTCCTTTCTCACATGCTATTGAAAAAGTAACTGAAAAACGTCATGAGAATTGGACAAGAGAAATAATAGAAGGTGATACTTCTGTAAATAGAATATTAAGAGATATTGATGAAAACTTTCCAAAATATGTTGCAGATATTATTTCAAAAATGTATCCTAATAAATTAATTGTAAGTTTGATTACCAGCCAGCTTGATGTGGATAGAATAGATTATTTATTAAGAGATAGTATAATATCAGGAGTTCCATATGGACTGTTTGATTTAGAGAGATTGTTACGGGTACTTGTTATTCACAATGGTGAAGTTGTCGTAAAAGAAAGAGGTTTGCATAATGTTGAACAATTCGTTTTGGCTCGATACTATATGTACTGGCAAGTTTATTTTCATCCAGTGACGAGGAGTGCAGAAATCATCTTAAGAAAAATATTTCAGCGTGCTAAAAAGCTTTACCAGGAAGGTTGGCTTAAAGACTGTTTTCTCCCAAAGTCTGTAGAAAGTTTATTAAAAGGAGATTTAACATTAGAAGATTACCTCCAACTTGATGAAGTTATGCTTTTATATTGTTTTAAAGAATGGGCAAAGTGTAATGATATTATTTTGTCTGATTTATGCGATAGATTTTTAAATAGAAGGCTTTTTAAATATAAAAAATGTGGTAATAACTTTGTGAAAAATCCAATGATGTGGATGAAATTGCAAGATGCCTTTAAAGAAGCATATAAAAAGAGAAATGAGGAATTTTTTGATTTTTATTTTGCTATTGATACTCCTTCTGATGTTCCATATGATTTTTATAAACCAAGTGAAAAGGAAGAACAATTTGCTATTAATGTTTTAAAGAATAATTCTTTAGTTGAATTAAGTAGAGAATCGAAGGTTATAAATGCTTTAACTGGTACTGAAATGGTAGAACATAGAGTATATTTTGCAGATGATAAAATAGATTTAAATGATTCTAACCTAAAAGAAATATTAGATGAAATTGAGAGGTGA